GTGACGCTGACGGGCGAGAAACGCTTGCGGCGGGAGAGCGAGCCTTGATCAGAGCCGGTCGAAGACGGACTGCTGACAGAGGTCGACGATGGAGTCGAGTGGTGTACTCGCAGAGAACTTGCGGAAACGATAAATCGGGACCGATGCGAGGGCATCGAGGCCGGTAAGCCAGGCGCAGTCTGCACAGAGGTCATGGCGATCCGTGGGCTGGGGGTTGAACGTTGGAATGGTGTGGGTCAATGAGAGCCAGCGAGGCCAGGAACTAGTATTAGCGTATGCAAGGCGAGGAGAAGAGAGTGTGTAAGCGAATTCTATATACGAATACGGCCAAGAGGTATACCTCGACGTGGTAGGCTGAACCCGGTCAGACGATGGATGAACACTCTATGCTCAAGGATTTCGCGACTATCCCTGAATTTGACACGCTGTTTTTATGATTTGCAAAATGCCCGATGATCATATATTTATGAGCAATACATCCCGTACACGGCAAGACAAGTCAGACCATGGCTCGGTTTGAGTCTAATGTTCAGGCTCCGGACAAGGAGTTGCAGCTAATATGGGATGCACACAGGTCGTAGGCAGTTTACGGAGGAGGCGTCGGTCATTGGGTCTAAATGGCTTGCCAAAGATCTTCCGAATACGCTTGGCCGCGTTGGGTTGGTCGAATCTTCCGGGTTAAATTGTTCCCGACCCTGGCCCGTGCCAATAAGCGACCGGCAAGATATGCCGCAGGCAAAATGTGGCACGTGCCTTGACCCCATGCGCTATTTGCCTAGGAGAGGCGCTCATTGTCCCAGATGTGTTTCAGACAGGCAAGGTACTATGGAGACCGAGTGTCGCGTCGCTGATGTCGGAATGAAGGGAACGTCGGGTGGAGGGCGTAGAGCAAACATACCATCGAGGGCGAATAGAAGGCATCTACGATTGATTGATGAGGGGAGGGGGGGCGAGGTCGCTGCCCAACTGGGACAAGCTCGTCATCAAAGTCGTAGCACACTCCAGCACTCTTGCCTTTATTATACGCACTATAGCCAATACTGTTATGCAACAATACGCAGTCGTAAATGCGGCCTGGGCCCAATCCATGAAGAGAATCGGGAGAGTGATGGGACCCGAAGCGCATAACAGGGTTTACTGTTTGTGCGCCGCATGTCCTGGATCCTATTTGCAATTAACCTCTAGTCATAGAGAGCGAACTCGAGCGGCCTAGTGAAGAGCGCATCATCTCGACCACTTCTACCACATCGAGGACAGTCCGAGCGGCATCGCCGACGACCCAtagtatgtatacttaacgTGCTTGCACAAGCTCAAACTGATTGGCGGCCAGCACCAGGCCTGCTCAGCACCGCCCACATCTCGACACCGGGGACGCCCCAACACCTTGCACACCAATCGATCTGGCGACTTGTTCATAAGCCCTTGCGGTCGCTCCCACCAAAGACCTACTCCTGCCTCTTTGTTTCAGCCATGGCCACTGCCAGTCGCTCGCGCTTTCTCATCTCTGAGAGCACCCTCAAGTTGTCGCTAACGCCCCCACCATCTGCAAGCGGAACCGATTCTGTGTCGTGCACGTCATCTACGTCGTCCCACTCGAGCTCGTCCTTTGCAGTACGACGCAAGCAATTCCGGCCAACGACTGTGCCCAACGACCAGGACGGGCCCCACGAGGCTCGTGTGCACAGCGAATCCGCAACTTCCCTCGTGTCTCTGGGCATCGTCCTCGTCGTCTCGGGGGCCCAGCCTGATCCATACACCCGCCGCCCACTCAAGCGGCCCCACCGAGTCATCGAACGCGAGCCCAAGGAGAAGAACGCGGATGGACAGACCAAGGAACAGCCCAGGTACGTTGACACATCCCCACTCTCCATCTCCACTTGTGTGCTCATACAGTACTCCCAGGTACAAGCCCCCTCCGCCGGATGTTCCCCTGACGATCTGCAGACGCCAGCGCCCGCTCAAGCTTACTCGCACTTTGCCGTTGTATCACCCTCTGAGGCCACTCCCACCGCTGCCCTCTCCGGTCGACAGCGAGCCTTCAGCCCCGGTCGAGCAGAACCCAGCTACCCGCAGTTCCGGCCGCACAAGGAGACCGCCCCCACGCAATCTCGAGCATCTTATCGTGGCGGTATCGAATACAGCCAAGCAACGTCAGGGCAGCCCTGCGAAAAAGCGCAAGGTTGTGGTCATTGCCGCTGACGAAATGGATATCGACATCGATGCCGAGTCCGAAACTGGCTCTTCAAAGAAGAAGACCAAAGAATCTGGCTCGACTTCGGTTGAATTGTCCGAAGAGCCCGCCGGTGATGATACCGACTCGGGCTCTGGGCGAGCCAAGCGAGCTGCGAGGCGCAACGGCGGCAAGGACTTGTCGGTCACTCCTACCCCACCACCACAAGAGCCTACTGCCTCGAGCAAGACTCAGGCTCGTGCATCCAGCGCCCAGAGCAAGAAGCCCGTATCTGGCCACGGTCGATCCGCAGCCCGTCGTGTGACAAGGCGCAACTCGGACGAAACCTCGAGTGAAGAGAAGGATACCACCGAATCTCATGCGGTATCCGCGTCTGCCCCATCCACGTCCCGACGAACGAGTGCCCGTCGGTCTGGAGGAATCGAACACCACGAACCGATCGCTGTGTCCGTTCGAGCATAGCCCATCCGACTTTCAAACATCAAACTCATGACGACCCTGGTCAATCCTTCTATGACGTGTTTTCCTCTTGTCTTGTTGCTCTTCGTCTCTGTGTGTTTTATCTACTTGACTTTTTTGTTTGTTGCTCCCACGCTTTCCCACTAGGTTTGTATTGGCTTTCAGATCTCGGATTTTTTCTTCtgttttctttctttttatTTGTGACAAACCCACGACGGTCTATTCTCTTCTGCAGCATGTCTTGCCGCTCCCTTATCAATCCCGGAAGCTGTTCTCATACACTTTGCATTCTGCATGTTATACCATCCATCGTCTCTCCTTGTCATCCATCTCCATGCTCTCTAGCCCATGCCCATGTTTCTCTCCTCTACGTAATGTAATAGAAGGCCTATCTTCCGTGTACCCATCTACATCTCACTCGTTGTCTCTCTGTCCCTATCTGCCTtgttctctctctctcttgaATATCATCTCCCTTTCATCGTGTCTTTCCAAACTCGGACTGGATTCAACAGGCCCCACCGGCCAGATATAGCAACCAGATGAAATGACGCACCTGAGAatcagtcatgtgactgcCGATCAGCGGTGGCTGTGTAGATGATCGAAGAAGGAAAGCTACCACGTGATGAGGCTTGAAGGCTCCCACAAAGTGTCAATGGGGCGTGGGGATCATGCAACTATAAAGTAAAGCGGCAACCTAGCGGGGGAACTTGTCCACGGTGTGAGGAGAGACCTGTGAAGGTTTGGAGCATGGGTAGCGAAGGGCACTCGATAGTCATCGAGTACGTATTGCTCCAGTCGTGTGGAGTCGATGTTCGCTCGTTGATCTTATCGGGGAAATTTATCTTGTCTTCTCTTGTCAGACCTGCGCCTAGGTACCAGTAATAGATTGTACAACGACTGCACTGACAACCTGTTCGCATTGAACAGTGCAGCGTATATACTGTATGCACAGTTAAACCCAATTCCGGATTTCTGGGACCTTGGCTTGGCATTACGTTACCAAAAATCAAGCAACCGCGTGCCACACCACCAAATATAGAAACCTtcccctcctccccttccCTCACCCGCCCAGACCCGCGAAGCACGCAACAAGCCCAGTACCCTCGCTTACTGTACTGCACCACCACGAGTTATAAAAACAAATATATTCTAATTTATCTCAACAGGCGGGTGGTAAACATCTCAGTCAGGAGCGCAGAAAATAAGACAGAAGATAAACGAGAGTCATGTCCCATCACTGCACACGATATTGCtccaaaaaaagaaaaacgaGGTTGTATATAGATAGCTATGCGATACGAGTATGTTAAAAAAGAAACAaaaagaaagagaaagagagaaaagtAGAGGAAGGTTCAGTCTATACACAATTATATCTCAAGACCCGTCTATCGAGGGGGTCCGAGTGGGCCGAGAGGACCGTACTCGCCATCGGGGTGCCGATTCCCGCTCCGTCGCTTGGCATGTCCGCGCTCGTACAGCGCGCTGCTCTGGCCATCCGCGATGGGCGTGCCAGGTTCGCCCCTCATCACAGGCGAATACCCATTCGAGTCCGCGAGCTGGTAGCGCACGCCGGGCGCAGGCGAGTCCAGGCCCGAGTCCGAGCCCATGTCGAGGCGGCGGAGCGTGTTGGGCGGCGGCGGGTACTGCGAACTCGCCTCGTTGTACCCGCCAATCTGGTGGCCCCACTGGTCGTCTTCCGACGACACGACCGAGACCGTGTCGCTCGCGCCGTCGTAGTATTCGGTATTCTCCGCGCGCAGGGTGTTGCCCGGATAGTTGGCGTACGCGCGTTCCATCTCCCGTCGTCGCTTTTCCTCGCGCTTGAGCTTGCGCAGGCGGGATCGTTCCCAGTCTTCCCACCGACGGAGCGGTACTTGGGTTGCTACACCTCCGCCATCGCCGTGTCCTGTATCTTTACCTTCACCCTCGACTTTTCTGTAATCCAAGTCAGTATGAAATGTCCACGCCGAAGAAAAACAACAAGGGAACCTACCGTGTTTCACCCCACGAGAAATCATCGAAATGCCAATACGCATAGACAGGAAGGACCAAATTCCAGATCGGCAGCGCCAAAAGGTAAATCCCCATCCAAAACACATACACGACCTTGCGCGTCGTGATCAAGATCAAGAACGCAGGAAGACCAATGACCGTGCACAGCAAAATGAGCGGAATCGCCTTTTCAAACGTGTTGGGAGGGTCGAGCGCCAAGGTGACGATTAGGACATAGGTGAGGATAATGGCGATTGGCAAGACGGTCGTTCCGATCAAGTCCATGAATACGACAAACTGCATCGAAAAGCAGAATGTGCCGCACAGGTTTCGGACGCGAACGAGTTCCATGAGGTTGTGCATCGTCGAGTTGATCCATCGGCGGCGCTGGGAGAGTAACATCTTGAATGTGTCGGGTACAACGGTGCGGCAGCGTGCTTGCGGACAAAACATCATCTTGCGGTTCGGGAACGTGCGGATGAGGATCGTCGTCAAGAACCGATCTTCACCGAGCAAGAGCAGATTCTTTTGGTGCAAGGTGTGGACTTCGCTCTGGCTGTATTCGCGCACGATTTCGGGTTTGACGAGGAGCGGGACCCagtcgtcgtcgtcggcCTTGCGTGCCTTGAGTCGGTAGAGCGAGAAACATCCGGGCAAACAAGTTACACCACCGAATACCGATTCAAAGGCCTTGGCCAAGTGATGGGAAATAAAGTATTCGTAGACTTGAATGGCCGTCACCCAGGATTCGCGCTTGTTGGCAATACGAGTCTCGCCGCAGACACCCATGATATAGTTGTCGTGGTGCATACAGTTGACGAGTTGCTTGAGCGAGTCGGGGAACACCTTGGTATCTGCGTCCACCTATGATCGGTTCCCGTTTCAGACACGGCGCTTAAATTCGAAAGGAACCAATTTGCTTACCATCAGACAAACTTCAAAGAAATCGGGAGTAACACCCATCAACACATGAATCTTTCTGAACAGATCGAAATCAAGCGGCGTCATTCGATCATTGTACGTCACGCGCGAGAAAAAGTTCATGAGGATAAGTTGACTGTCGCGTTTGCCTCGGTTGCCGGGCTTCTTGTCTGACGCGGCCTCGGACTCGGTTCCACACTTGACCACAATCACAGTAGGCGTGCGACGACCGGCTTTGGCTGCAGAACTATTGAGTGCCCGGGCTTTAGTAAAGTAAGTAGGACTTACTATAATGACCAGCATAAACCATCGCGCGATTCGCCTTTTTCGCACCACTTCCGATCGCATCGTATCCCATAGGAACTGGGTTCCCGAACCTGGGATCGGCCTCGAGCAAACTGACACAGACATCGGGCGTGCTCATCTTTTCACCTGCACCAGTGACCATGCCATCAGCAATGACAAACAACAATTTGCGATCGTCCGAGAAATTGGTGGCGCTGATCGAGTCGAGGGTGGTGCGGAGCGAACTTTCGCCCTCTGAGTAACAAGTGACCAAACAGACGGAATAGAGCTCGGCACCAATTTGGGCGGCGGTAATGAGCGGTGCGGCACCTGGAACACCGGGGGAGGGACTGGTGCGACCGCTGGAAGTCTTCTTGGTTAATTTGTTGCGAGACTTGTCAGACCAGGGTGCAGTGCCGTTTTTGCTGTCAACTGCGAGATTTGCGCCTTCAGGCATGACGGCAGGACTGACGACCGTTCGACCGAGATTTTTGGGAGTGGCAGCCATGCGGGCAGAGAGGAACCAGTTGAAAATACAAGCCATGGCAAAGCGAACGAGGACAATGGACATGATGACGATGAGGGAAATGTATAGGAAAAGCGAAGAGACAAAGCATCCAGGCGAAAGCTTGTCGATGCGACCGGCATAGTAGCGTTCGGTAAGACAGGGAATAGCGGCTTGGAGGTCTGCGCGATTGGTAAAGAGACGGGTTGCGTCCTTGCCCGAGTTTCCTGGCCTCACACGAAGGACGGTACGGATAGCCTTGTCGATCGAGTCGTTTTGGATGGCGTTGGGGTGTGCGTCCATATACGGCTTGAAGTTGAGAACTGCGCCGTCGATGACAAGGAAGTTGGTGAGGGAAGTGACATGCTCCCAGTCGTAGCCGACCTGGAGGGAAGTATTGGTGATTCTGAGAGACTGGAACGTTTGCTGGTTCAAGACTCCTATGGGGCATGTGGCAGGAGTAGGGCACGGATTGTCTGTGGCGGCGGCAAAGGTTGCGCCACGGCAGTTGGTGTATTCGTTTGCGGTGCGGGTAAAGAGAGTGGTAATGTCCTGGCCCGAGAGCTGGTCTGCGAGCCTGAAAAAGTCGACTCCGGCGGGAGAAACAGCACCTGAAATGTTGACGAGTTGGCCAGCGACTCCGAGTGTGCCTGTCTGCGTGCCCACTCGCGCCAGTTCACCAGGCTTGATCACCGCCGACTCGGGACACAACACCCGCTCGAGCCCGATCGTCGCAAAGCCAACGACACCGCCCATGATAGCGGCAATGATGCACAAGGCAACTTTTTCTCGCCATGCCTGCTGGACAGCCGGATCCTTCATGCCTCCCATGGATGCCAGCAGAAAGCCCGGTGCCCAAAAGGTGACGGTGCGGGAAAAGATGACCCACACATCCAGGCCGTCGTCGGTTACAACCACTTTTTGCGCTCCGGGAGCAGGCAGCAACGGTGCTGGTGGGTTGATAAGCGGTGCGGGCGCTACTCCACGCTCCGGGCGCGTGAGTGTCTTTCCGCGCTTCAGCGACGGCCCAGTCCGCGTCGGGGCCCGGTTCGGCGGTGGTCGGGTTGTCGGTATAGGCACAGAGCTCTGTGCCTCACCAGGCGATGAGTACACTGCGTGAGACATAAAGAGTGGATGTCGCTGCACACAATCAGTTCAGCAACCACCAGGTCCCCCTACTCATGCTCACTCACTGTGGACGACGGAGAGTAGGAACGCAAACGCAAACGGCCCCTGACTGCAACCAAGAGTATTATTATTCAATTATGTAATCTTCCATTTCTTCGCGTCCCACTACAATTACAAACGTGTCCAGACACAACGATTCTCcggtttctttcttttttgacCTGTCAGGCAGAGACAATCCTTTTTCGGTCCCTGTACCAATCCCCGTCTCATGGTGATCTCCGTGCCCCACTACGCTTGCACCCCGGGCTCACCGGCACCTACGTTGTATGCACATCAGCCAAGCCTTTTCCAATCCACACAATCATCTCTTGCCTTGGGCTTTCCCAACCCTTCGCTCGCGCTACTCTGCCGCCTCCGAGGTTTCCCGTTTCCCAATACTCCATACGTCTCAGgaaccaccaccaccccGCTCGATACCGTCGCACCGCGCTTCCGGCCCGCCGCAGCCAGCTTACGCTTCGCCTCCTTCTCCCTCTCAATCTCTCCGTCCCGCTCGGTCTCGTATTCCCTAACCGCCTCGGCGGCAGCTTCGGCCTCGGGCCCGGTCCACTctgcatcttggcgcggaaCAGTGCCCAGGAATGATCTCGTCCACGCAACATTCAACACACTCTCGTCCATGGCGCAACACCCTTGGTATTCAACCTTGATGCCCGCAACGCTCTTGGCGTCCTCTCGGTGCGCAACCCACGCCCCTCGACCCGTTCGGCCAAACCACTCTGATCCCATACATCCATATCCCATCAACACTTGGCTTTCCAGGGTTGTTTTTGTATACCTCCCCCACGCATCAACTCACCTAGCAATACCAATTTCGGACACCGCCTCATGAACTTGCGTACATCTCTCAGAGGAGGAACGACCGTATCCACCGTCGAGCTGTCGATGATGACCTCGTTTGTGTTGCCCGCACCCACCACCGGACTCGTCGCCAGACTCTCGCTCTCGGGCAAAGGGACCGGAAGCACGAGTTTGGCGGGACTCTTGAGAGATCGCGTCAGCGACAGGGGCGAACTTGTTGGAGAACCAATCA
The window above is part of the Rhizoctonia solani chromosome 7, complete sequence genome. Proteins encoded here:
- a CDS encoding chitin synthase, with the translated sequence MAARDALVHSESILTQILTTVLAHSPNLRIPLLAECGRPFHNAAANVLFKTFLLSDSDEASNPVVRNPARYASRIKTLVVVDPPRKDQESTLFELDETGEEDEDEEVSGIRPLSGGRIRDVLEKCNNLEELIFSTHTPHLKRFAFAPTSAPRDNTLPLKWDAPSLSVLPPLAHLRLTRLSQSGASALASHPPEVQHLELDFVWLDDWVCERLARMPRVKRMTISTGGTKLTDRGVSALVEGCETLEVLELVEVQGRLSKSLWSNVELLPMLHTLKIALSESGPHHSWTADHLLSLPCLVGLNQLTTISITRTYNGYGPVDDVALPKPVPREVVEAFASCDKVKHLECDWWAWGIDELKELVEGCTLRITLDAPFARLLSLTSSFAHLAHLTRLYVSVPSTHAPSAPPSPVLQTPGVSPLGFVNGYGIGVGMGVGPGGIMIGSPTSSPLSLTRSLKSPAKLVLPVPLPESESLATSPVVGAGNTNEVIIDSSTVDTVVPPLRDVRKFMRRCPKLVLLEWFGRTGRGAWVAHREDAKSVAGIKVEYQGCCAMDESVLNVAWTRSFLGTVPRQDAEWTGPEAEAAAEAVREYETERDGEIEREKEAKRKLAAAGRKRGATVSSGVVVVPETYGVLGNGKPRRRQSSASEGLGKPKARDDCAVRGRLRLRSYSPSSTRHPLFMSHAVYSSPGEAQSSVPIPTTRPPPNRAPTRTGPSLKRGKTLTRPERGVAPAPLINPPAPLLPAPGAQKVVVTDDGLDVWVIFSRTVTFWAPGFLLASMGGMKDPAVQQAWREKVALCIIAAIMGGVVGFATIGLERVLCPESAVIKPGELARVGTQTGTLGVAGQLVNISGAVSPAGVDFFRLADQLSGQDITTLFTRTANEYTNCRGATFAAATDNPCPTPATCPIGVLNQQTFQSLRITNTSLQVGYDWEHVTSLTNFLVIDGAVLNFKPYMDAHPNAIQNDSIDKAIRTVLRVRPGNSGKDATRLFTNRADLQAAIPCLTERYYAGRIDKLSPGCFVSSLFLYISLIVIMSIVLVRFAMACIFNWFLSARMAATPKNLGRTVVSPAVMPEGANLAVDSKNGTAPWSDKSRNKLTKKTSSGRTSPSPGVPGAAPLITAAQIGAELYSVCLVTCYSEGESSLRTTLDSISATNFSDDRKLLFVIADGMVTGAGEKMSTPDVCVSLLEADPRFGNPVPMGYDAIGSGAKKANRAMVYAGHYTKAGRRTPTVIVVKCGTESEAASDKKPGNRGKRDSQLILMNFFSRVTYNDRMTPLDFDLFRKIHVLMGVTPDFFEVCLMVDADTKVFPDSLKQLVNCMHHDNYIMGVCGETRIANKRESWVTAIQVYEYFISHHLAKAFESVFGGVTCLPGCFSLYRLKARKADDDDWVPLLVKPEIVREYSQSEVHTLHQKNLLLLGEDRFLTTILIRTFPNRKMMFCPQARCRTVVPDTFKMLLSQRRRWINSTMHNLMELVRVRNLCGTFCFSMQFVVFMDLIGTTVLPIAIILTYVLIVTLALDPPNTFEKAIPLILLCTVIGLPAFLILITTRKVVYVFWMGIYLLALPIWNLVLPVYAYWHFDDFSWGETRKVEGEGKDTGHGDGGGVATQVPLRRWEDWERSRLRKLKREEKRRREMERAYANYPGNTLRAENTEYYDGASDTVSVVSSEDDQWGHQIGGYNEASSQYPPPPNTLRRLDMGSDSGLDSPAPGVRYQLADSNGYSPVMRGEPGTPIADGQSSALYERGHAKRRSGNRHPDGEYGPLGPLGPPR